The following are encoded together in the Peromyscus leucopus breed LL Stock chromosome 1, UCI_PerLeu_2.1, whole genome shotgun sequence genome:
- the LOC114694997 gene encoding olfactory receptor 13A1-like: MLSPNQTVVTEFVLEGFSEHPNLRLLLIGCFLTLYTMALLGNIIIIALVTSSTGLHSPMYFFLCNLATMDIVCTSSVLPKALVGLISDENTISFKGCMTQLFFLVWSASSELLLLTVMAYDRYMAICHPLHYSSRMSPHLCGALAMCVWSICALNASINTGLMTRLSFCGPKVITHFFCEIPPLLLLSCSPTYVNSIMTLVADAFYGGINFILTLLSYGCIIASILRMRSAEGKRKAFSTCSSHLIVVCVYYSSVFCAYISPASSYSPERSKVTSVLYSVLSPTLNPLIYTLRNKDVKLALGRLLPSSSH; encoded by the coding sequence ATGTTGAGTCCCAACCAAACAGTAGTAACAGAGTTTGTGCTGGAAGGGTTCTCAGAGCACCCTAATCTACGACTGCTCCTGATTGGCTGCTTCCTGACCCTCTACACAATGGCTCTACTAGGCAACATTATCATCATTGCTTTGGTCACCTCCAGCACTGGGCTCCACAgtcccatgtactttttcctgtGCAACCTGGCCACCATGGATATTGTCTGCACCTCCTCCGTGCTACCCAAGGCACTGGTTGGTCTAATCTCTGATGAAAACACCATCTCCTTCAAGGGGTGCATGACTCAGCTTTTTTTCCTTGTGTGGTCTGCAtcctctgagctgctgctgctcacagtcatggcctatgaccgctacaTGGCCATCTGCCATCCCCTGCACTATAGCTCTAGGATGAGCCCACACCTGTGTGGGGCCCTAGCCATGTGTGTGTGGTCCATCTGTGCTCTGAATGCATCTATCAACACTGGTCTGATGACAAGGCTGTCATTCTGTGGCCCCAAGGTCATCACCCACTTCTTCTGTGAGATTCCCCcactccttctcctctcctgcaGCCCAACATATGTGAATAGCATTATGACTCTTGTGGCAGATGCCTTTTATGGAGGCATCAACTTCATCCTCACCTTACTCTCCTATGGCTGCATCATTGCCAGCATCCTGCGCATGCGTTCTGCTGAGGGCAAGAGGAAGGCCTTTTCTacctgctcctcccacctcatCGTGGTCTGTGTGTACTATTCATCTGTGTTCTGTGCCTACATCAGTCCTGCTTCCAGCTACAGcccagaaagaagcaaagtgacTTCGGTACTGTACTCAGTGCTCAGCCCAACCTTGAACCCCCTCATCTATACACTGAGGAACAAGGATGTCAAGCTCGCCCTGGGGAGACTCTTGCCCTCTTCCTCACACTAA
- the LOC114694985 gene encoding olfactory receptor 13G1-like, translating into MNGTLVTEFLILGFSEMPHLQVPLFLSFLCLYTAAISGNLLIMVTISASPALHTPMYFFLVNLAVVDILCTSTILPKLLDSMVGGRTISYGGCMAQLYFFTWSLGAELLLFSAMAYDRFVAICCPLHYSAWMGPRVCAFLAGLVWAISLTNTSVNTSLMLRLPFCHSNVIEHFFCEIPPLLKLSCAPTQLNEVMAFAADVFLAVGNFSVIIVSYGFIVASILKIRSAEGKQRAFSTCSAHLIVVTMYYSTVIYTYIRPSSSYSLSKDKVVSVIYTSVAPTLNPLIYTLRNKDVKVALRRLLSCS; encoded by the coding sequence ATGAACGGGACGCTGGTCACTGAGTTCCTCATCCTGGGATTCTCAGAAATGCCTCATCTTCAGGTACCACttttcctcagcttcctctgcCTCTACACAGCTGCCATCTCAGGAAACCTTCTCATTATGGTGACAATCAGTGCCAGTCCAGCCCTACATACTCCCATGTATTTCTTCCTGGTCAACTTGGCTGTGGTGGACATCCTCTGCACCTCCACCATCCTGCCCAAGCTACTGGACAGCATGGTCGGGGGGAGGACCATCTCTTATGGGGGCTGCATGGCCCAACTCTATTTCTTCACATGGTCACTGGGGGCAGAGCTTCTGCTCTTCTCAGCTATGGCCTATGACCGCTTTGTGGCCATCTGCTGTCCCCTGCACTATAGTGCTTGGATGGGCCCCAGGGTGTGTGCATTCCTGGCTGGCCTCGTCTGGGCCATCAGCCTGACGAACACCAGTGTGAACACAAGCCTGATGCTGCGTCTACCATTCTGCCACTCCAATGTGATAGAGCACTTCTTCTGTGAGATCCCCCCACTGTTGAAGCTCTCCTGTGCTCCCACACAGCTGAATGAAGTCATGGCCTTTGCTGCAGATGTGTTCCTGGCTGTCGGGAACTTCTCTGTGATCATCGTCTCCTATGGTTTTATTGTGGCCAGCATCCTGAAGATCCGCTCTGCTGAGGGCAAGCAACGTGCCTTTTCTACCTGCTCCGCCCACCTCATCGTGGTTACCATGTACTACTCCACTGTTATCTACACCTACATCCGCCCTTCATCCAGCTACTCACTCAGCAAGGACAAGGTGGTGTCTGTCATCTACACCTCGGTGGCACCCACCTTGAACCCCCTCATCTACACTCTGAGGAACAAGGATGTCAAAGTTGCTCTTAGGAGACTTCTGTCCTGCAGCTGA